TTCTGTGTGTGGAGGGGGATGGCGGGGGGTGCCACCTTCAGCTCTGTGAAGGTTagctcctgtgctgctggctaGCAAGTGAACTGCAGCTATGACAGGAGATCCTTGTCTGCACAAACATGTTTGTCTTAAATATTACTGTCCCCATGGCTAGAGTCTGACACAGCAAATGGTGCCTAAAACCAAGATCTAAGGGGCTGAGATTTCCCCCCGAATTACGAAGGTTATGCTGCAGATCCATAAATCTGTTGTATCTTactgaaagtaattttcctgagtttttcctttttaggcAACCAGTCAATTAGTCCTTTATGTACCCAGTTGAAAGATTAACTGAATTCAAAACCAGTGGGTTTTGGtgaagttttgtttgtttgtttggtgggtttttttaaagactttccTTTATTCCTGTCCCTTCCACTTCTatcttacttttaaaatgaactaTTTCTACCCAGTGTGGATATAGCTGaaaatttttactgttttaaaaacactgtttgtcttttatttcaggGTCTTCGCCAAATTTCCCAGAGGACCATAAGCACTGCTTCACGCAGGCCATTTGAAAACAGAGTTCCTGAGAAGCAGAAGCTTTTTCAGGTATTGAGTGAGCACTGATAATAGAATAATGTTAGTAGAATAACAAAGTTTTAGTAGATCAATTGCatacattttgtttctaaagaaCTGGTGAAAGTCCTCTTTACATCTGAGGTGAGCTCTTGAAATCAGTTGTATGACTACAGCGTTTGAAATCAGCACTTATTTTCTACAGAGATTAAGAGTATTTGTGCATGCATACTTGACCTGCTGACTCTTTAGTGTTTTTTATCCTGTGAAATGATTTGTACTAGAGTTTCTCATGAGTAGTAGGTACTGTACAAAGCACTCTGAGATGAGATGGGGGAGTATGTCCTAAGAACAAATAGAGAAAAACAGCACGTGAGAGGACAGAAGTACAGTGAAAAGTTAAGCCTGCAGTGTTACAGCTATATCCATAGCTCATAGCTAAGCCCCGTAATTCTTAATAAGGTTGTGGTATTATTGTACTTCTGTTATGAAAACAGTAAAGGTCTTAAGGGATTGGGTTCAATCCTAGAAAATTATTGAAtctttacaaataatttctgaattagTCTCTTCCTGATTGATAGGGCCAACTAGTGAGAACTAGTGGCTCTTCAAATGCCAAAGCAGTGGATATTCAAGAGGATACTCCCTTGTTGTGAGCCATAACCTGGAGCAGTAGCTTCATACTGAGGATAGAGTAGATGGGGCTTCAGTgatgtgaaatggaaaaagtatgttAGAAGCCCCAGTTTAATAGTTTTTGTGTcttgttgctttcctttcccctgaAAGAGAAAGCCAGTCTTGTTGGGATGCTGCCAAAGGGGCAGAATGTTCATTGCAAGCCAAGGGGAAGCAGGATGTTGGCAATGGGTGAGGTCAGAGGTTCTGTTATTTCACAACAGAATCCTGGTCTCTGGGCCAGatctctttccctcctcccattCCGTACTTGTGGGGCAGCAAGTTAAGCTGGGCTGGGTTGTGGGTCACCAGCACTGGAGGCCAGCTTGAATTCCGGAGCAGCATGAACTTGGGTAAAGGGTAAAGATCATGTGGATCTGGTGTCTAGGAGCTTTACTTCAGGTGGAGCAAAACAATTTCCTGCATGACACCAGGTTATGGTAGAGGCTCCTCCCCTTGTCGCTCCCTATAGCAGAGATTGACTATGCTGGAGACGGATGGGAAGTTTCTAGGGATGGTAATCATATCCTGTGCACCTGAGGGGGCTGGCAACTGGTGTCAGAAGTGGTTAGGCACCTGCCAGTCACTGCTTTAGAAATGGATGTGCACATCATGTACTATACTTCCCTAGTGAGTGATCACCTGATACCAGAGTGAAAGCTTGAAAGACACAGTGGAATCTAAATAAGGTTCAGTGTCTTTTGGGAGTTGGGAAGATAATTTGggaaagtaattatttttctgggtAATTCTAGTTATATTAACACAATATTGCaagaattgtatttaaaaagtttatttttttcacttgtgtcCATTAGGAGGATAATGGCATCCCGGTGCATCTTAAAGGTGGTCTAATGGATGCTCTGTTGTATAAAGCCACCATGGGTCTTGCAGTTTTTGGTAAGGCtaatagtaaaatatttatgctttgGTACAATTTCCAACGTgctaatattaaaatactttttctttagtACAATCTGCAACATGACTAATGTTTCCTCTGTAAATTAATTAGGCAGTTTCTTCAGTCTGTTCTTTAGAACATAGAAAATGCATgtagagaggggaaaaaaacatttggatatactatatatttatttgtgctTTCTCAAGTTTAGCTTTtcacatggcttttttttcccctgactaATAGTACTATGGGCTGAATATTCCTTcagaattcatagaatcatagaatgccttgggttggaaggggcctttagaggtcatctggcccaacccccctgcagtgagcagggacagctttaaccagatcaggttgctcagagccccatccgacctgaccttgaatgttgccagggatggggcctccactgcctctctgggcaacccattccagtgcctcaccaccctcactgtgaaaaatttcttctttatatccagtctaaatgtcccctcctttagtttaaaaccattactccttgtcctgtcacaacaggccttgctaaaaagattgtccccttctttcctataggccccctttaagtactggaaggccacaataaggtctcctcacagccttctcttctccaggctgaacaaccccaactctctcagcctgtccttgtaggagaggtgctccagcccttggatcatttttgtggccctcttctggacctgctcatGTTAGAGAAAACTAGAGCTACTTGTAAAGCTTATTCTGAAAAGgagtaaaatgtaattatagCACATACATATACCAGTTTTCTCACTAGCTTGATGCTTTTTAGTGCTAGGTGATACTTGATGTGCTGAGGTTTCACGTGCTGTGAAAACTAGCAGAATATATCCCAAATTTATGGTACTGTATATATTTAACTTTTACGTTGCTTGTTACATAGTTTTGTAATAGTCTTTAACTTAAATATGTTGATCTAATGGATTTTCAGTTCAGTTACTTTAAGAATGGGTAACCATTACTT
This genomic interval from Pelecanus crispus isolate bPelCri1 chromosome 3, bPelCri1.pri, whole genome shotgun sequence contains the following:
- the COX7A2 gene encoding cytochrome c oxidase subunit 7A2, mitochondrial, with the translated sequence MGPRAAMWRNLLGLRQISQRTISTASRRPFENRVPEKQKLFQEDNGIPVHLKGGLMDALLYKATMGLAVFGTAYVVYELLVASMPKKQK